ATCAATATCAGGCCAACATCCCAACATGGGGACCCAACTGTAGATTCTGTAGTAAATGCATCTACAACAGAGCCCAATAATTGTTCAAAAATCTGTGATTTATCATGATATCAGGAATGTACATGcgtttttttttgaaaaatataAATCTTCAATTGGATAGTAAGACTCACCAGCGGGATTTCCGGGTTAGTAACCAGTGTATCCTGTAACAACCAAAAATAAACCTCCTACGTTGATAGTATAATAATCAAGGTTAAATCCAGCAGCAAGTAACTAGCAGCAGCGACCCACCGCGTCGTTCCAGAAGAGCCAgtggtggtggcggaggtgggcgCGGAGCGCGAGGACCTTGCTCCAGCTGGGCGGGCGGCTGGGGTCGACGGCAGAGGCGGGGAGCGCGACGAGGCTATACCCGTGCGCTGCCGCGTAGGCGCGTTTGTTCCGCGCGGATGCCGCCAGCACGCCGCGGAAGGACCGGCGCGCGCCCGGCCCGCCGGCGTCCTCGTCGGCGAGGGTGACTATGGCAAGGCTGAGGCGGGGGTCCGGGACGGGGTGAGGGAAGGGGATGGGGCGGTCGGTGGCGGCTGGCATGCACTGGCGGCCGTGTGCGTTGGCGCGGCGGAGGAGCGCGGGGAGGCGCGcgaggaggatgaggaggagaGCGAACGGGAGGAGGAAGAGGAGCCGGGGGAGGCGGAGGTGGTATAGGTGGCCGGCGGAGCGGCGAGGCCGGGACCGCATGGCCATCGCCAGGGGTTGAGGTGCCTGCCGCGGCGCGATGGTACGCAACGCAGGCGCGGCACGGCACGGCAACAGCAGCCAGCAGGTGCAGTGACATTTGCCCCACCGGTTTTAACGATATATATACTCATAATAAGAAATAAATAAATGCAGTGAGACTAATCAAAGACTTGCGTACGCTCCTCTTCTGGTCAACAGGGCACAGATCGCATAGACCAAGACCCGTTTGGGAATCTTGATCTGTAGCCGCAGGCCGCAGCGTGTACTAGCATAAACATATGTTCATTGCCTTGCCTTAAGGAATCATCTGTTTGAGACATTTTGAACCTCAATTCAATCAATTTGTTACTGAGCCTAGAGTACCATGCTCTAGCTAGGTGTCTATTTTAGACTATGGgaatgtttgaatgcactagagataatagttagtaGCTAAAATTAGTTAGAGACATCCAAAGATCCTAGCTAATAATtaagctattagctatttttagtaaattagctacTAGTTAACTATCtatttattagctagctaattctactaatatatttttagctaactaactattagctctagtataTTCAAACATCCCCTATATAGAGCTTTATTCAACTTACAAACATAGTTGGGCATAGATTTGTAAATGGACGAGTGACTTATTTTGACGAATGGTATAAGCATAGCGACCCATTTTAGTCTGTGCTGCGATCTACGTCCTATTTTGAAGAGCGGCATCATAGGGTGAGTCATTTTGACAATTTCTCCTGGTATAACTCCGTTGTtggtagagatgtcaatggggacccAGTGGCGGACCCCAGGATTTTATGGCAGCCTAGGCTGTGAGCCAGTGCTGCGGTGCAGGCCTGTGGTAGCCTGGGCTTTGCATCTTTTTTTGAACTGGGGTCAAATACATGCTTCATACAGACGCGCGAGGCAGCCCAGGCCGTGGCCTGTGGTGCCTGTGTACTGCGTCCGCCTCTGTGGGGACCCGATACCCGCCAACCTgtggggaattcccctattagaGTACGGGTATGGGACGAAAATTGTCCccatgggtatggatatgggacaaaatcttcacccattgggtaaacgggtatgggtttggAAAGCAATAATCtgaacccgattacccatgggtatttcatacgtgtacacctgacgtgtttgtatgaatgagttgaggccGAGCCGGCCACCAAGCCCAACACGACAGCGCACCAGGCCCCAGGTCCTAGCCAACAAGGCAACTAGCAGACTAGTAaaaacaaaaccctaaaataaccaACCATATGTTATGCCCCGCCCAGACGACGGTGACGACCATGGATTCTCAGGCGCCAACGAACTCAGATGGTGACCAAGGAAGGTGAGAAAACtccatttctccatttcttctatcGGTCTCGAAGTACTTATGTATTTTctgatggatggatgaatggatCATGGTTCATGGATGAGTGCTTGTCGATGTAGTGATGTCTGAAATCTAGATTGTTTGTGCTACATGTTAGTACCTAGTTATCCCTTAATTGGGGATGGGGACCCATTGGGGACCCGAAACTCGaatggggatgggtatgggatgagttttgtacccatgatgggtatggggatgggtatggggatggatcaaacatgatggagatgggtatgagatgctataacccggtggggaattccccattgacatctctagttgTTGGGCACACCGCTCTAAGAATCATGTCCTGCCGCCACCTCCTTATAGCATCTCTTAAGGATTCTTCATTTTTTTTTACTCTCTATTTACATTTTATTTATCTTTATATAAAAATTATATTTTATATAGAACATCTCACTGTAAAAGACTCTATGTTTAGTTTAGTTAGTAAAGGTGGCTAGTTAAGTTTAGCTAAAGAGGAGGTTAATTTGAAAAGTCGGATAGCTTGACGGGTTGGATGACTAGTCTATTGTATATTTATTTTACCGTTGattagctaaaatttagcttgatGCGTCATTTGACTAGTCTGTTAGACATGATTTCAGATGACGGATCAGCAGCGTGCAGTCTCGCGACTGGAGGAGGCGGTGCCTGCTGCAACATCCGCTGTATCAACCCCTGTAGCTGGGCCAGGGGAGGCGGACAGGCTCTGTATGTTTGCTCTGCCTCGTTATCAGGTGCAGCAAAGATTTCGACCGTCTCGTCTTCGCCAAAATTTGCGCCTTCTGTATGTTCCTGTAGATCGTGCTGCACAATATTCCTTTGAACATGAATTTGATTAGAATGGTTAGGAAAGTCAGTCACGGGCTTATCAATAGCCTCCTTTCAATCTGAATTGTTAGACTGTTCGTTTCGGATTAAATGCAGTTGTTTGGACTACTGCAACTGTAATTTATAGAGACAAAATACTGTAAAAATAATAGAAGCTGGTAGTAATTAAACAAGCTAACATGCTCAAGGATAATGGTACAACCAAAATTTCAGATCTTAATCGGGCACCGACATTTGGATGCAAACTAGAGAGAGTGCTACCTCAGTAATGGAAGAGAGAATTTTCACGGGTAATAGGGGAAAGAGGACACGTCGCTTTCTTGCAGCGGTGTTCGAGTGCTACGTGACAGAGAGCGTAGGCCATGCGTAGAGGCCGTAAATCGTGAAGGGCTTGTTcgtttattttcaatccatatagaTTGAAGGAGATTGATATGGATTGGGAGGGATTTTGACTTGCTAGGGATTAAAACTCTATCAATCTCCCTCAATctatatggattggggtagaaccgaataAGCCCGAAAGGGGCCTGAATTCTCCGTGGTGACGTGGGCTGGGCACTGGTGACCACGTCGTCCAAAATTCTCTCGCGCGCCCAAACCCCTTTAGGTTTTAAGGAGCTAGATTTGCTGAGCGCAACCAAAACACTTCCCCCTCATCGAATCTTCCTAAGATTAATGCAGGTCAAATTATGTATGAGGACAACAATATGTCATTTGAACTCCTAAACTCAGTGGAAAATTTAAGAGGGAAATGATACAATATATGCGATTGCTTAATTTGAACTTATGGAGGTATCCATTTGGGCAAGAAAAATCATAAGATAGTTTAAAAAGCAATACACGTGATTTATAAATCACTATATCTTTGACATCATATTtttaaactgaaagggaaatgtgcccttgggccatttctataatgttttgatgattaagtgtccaacacatagtaagtgagtagctatgtgccaaacaagcgagAAGtgtaaatcatgtaacaaggtacgtttctagacttagtacattgttttgagtactaacatattttgtctaagtactagaaacaggaagaaaagaaaccaaaaagacttggctcggtgcagccaaaaatctagctcggcttggcacaccggacagtgtccggtgcgccaggctggtccgcgtgaaaaggccgctctcggactcgacgacggcgtacaactataattcaccggactgtccggtgagtcgtccgcggcaaactcgtcgctctcgggaaacggaaaaaggtgacgtggctataattcaccggactgtccggtggtgcaccagactgtccggtgagccaacggtcgccagcgcaacggtcggccgcacaatccgcaagcgacgcgtggcccgcaccaacggtcggcagggggcaccggactgtccagtgcgccaacgggcccgaagctgcaacggtcgggtgcgccagaaaaggaaggagatcgagcaccagacagctacagtgactgtccggtggtgcaccagactgtccggtgcaccacccgacagaaggcaagtttggccttccttgttggcctccaacggctcctagctgccttggggctataaaagggacccctaggcgcatggaggagtcacacaaacattcactaagcatcctaaggcatccagactctgttcccgcgcattcgttttgttgtgttagagattggAGCTCTATACGAGTCgaggactccctgtgttgtcatttgagctcaagtcttctcttgtgtgcgtggatgtgctgcgatttgtgtcttgtgtgtgttgctcatcccaaccttactccatgatttcattgtgatctttgttgtaagggcgagagactccaatcttgtggagattcctcgcaaacgggaacaatcatctaaaggaaaaaccgtggtattcaagttgatcatcggatcacttgaaaggggttgagtgcaaccctcgtccattgggacgccacaacgtggaagtaggcaagtgttacttggccgaaccacgggataaaaatcgtgtgtcttgtgttgatctctctgtgattatttgtgttcacaagaactcgcttcaagttatttagccatactaacactcataactaagttttgtgggtattagtgtttgaattttacaggatcacctattcacccccccccctctaggtgctctcgattgatatcagagccgtactcttcatctaagggactaactgcccgaagagatggatcctaagggtaaggggatggtgattaatgacaaggagaaggagtccctcctaAATGAGCCAAgatacgacaagcctaccgactcaggctcaagtcacaagaagagggatgggaagaagaagaggcgcatcaagaaaatcGTCTACTACGGCAGCGATGCCTCTtcatcttcaccaagagacgacgatgacgacgactcttcatcgaaaaagaaaacggttaatcaaaattattcatttgattattctcgtattccattcaattctaatgctcatttgttatcaattccacttgggaaacctccacactttaatggagaagactactctttttggagtcacaaaatgcgtagtcacttattttctctccatcctagtatttgggagattgttaaaaacggaatgcattttgatagtactgacaatcccgttttcataaatgagcaaatccataagaatgcacatgctaccactgttttgctagcatccttgtgcagggatgaatacaacaaggtgagcggcttggacaacgccaagcaaatctgggatactctcaagatatctcatgagggaaatgacaccaccatgatcaccaaaatggagttggtggaaggcgagctagggagatttgcgatgatcaggggagaggagccaacacaaatctacaacaggctcaagaccctggtcaacaagattaggagctatggaagcacaagatggacggaccacgacgtcgtccgactgatgctcaggtcctttactgtaattgacccccatcttgtaaaccttattcgtgaaaatcccaggtacaccaaaatgacgcccgaggagattcttggaaaattcgtgagcgggcgcatgatggtgaaagaagcacAATACGTAGACGATGCGCTTAATGGTCCACTACCCGTATACGAGCCATAACTCGTTGCTCTCAaaacaacaagcagcagggaggagctaccaagcaaggtggcacaagttgaggctgccgggctaaatgaagatgagatggccctaatcatcaagcgcttcacgaccgcactgaaaggacgcaaggagtacccctacaagaacaaagcaaggggaaagcgctcctgtttcaaatgcggtaagactgatcatttcatagctcaatgccccgataataataatgaccaggaacaagaaaagtatgggaagaaagagaagaagaagagctacaggaaggcaaagggcgaggcgcaccttggaaaggaatgggactcagactgctcttcttccgactccgacgacgaaggactcactacctcggccttcaacaagtcttctctcttccccaacgaaagccatacatgtcttatggccaaagaaaagaaggtaagtgttcgagattcccctaagtagtctacttctagtgatgaggattcctccgatgattactctagtctatttaaaggattagatagagctaaagttgaaaagattaatgaattaattgatgctctaaatgaaaaggatagacttttagaaaagcaagaggatattttgtatgaagagcatgataaatttgttagtgttcaaaaatctcttgctctagaaattaagagaaatgaaatgttatcctttGAATTGTCTGTTTGTCATGAATccgtctctagtttaaagaatttaaatgatgaattaaatgctaagctagaggatacAAATGCTACTAGATCttatgtagaacatgtagttatttgcaatagatgcaaggactttgatgttaattcttgtgatgaacaccttacttctattgctaaactaaatgatgaggtggcaagtcttaatgctcaacttaagacttgcaaaattgattttgataaattaaaatttgctagggatgcctacactattggtagacacccctctattaaggatggacttggttttcgaaaggaaaccaagaacttaacaagccaaaagtctcccattctcaacaaggagaaagggaaggctcctatggctagtagtactcaaaggaatcatgctttcatttataataggaaaattgctagtcattccaattatattaggagttatgatcatgatgtttttaattcacatgctatgtttgcctcttgttctacttttgttcatgattgaagtaggcctaggaaaaatcatgttgtgcatcatgtgcctaggaaagagTGTAATGAATTtactaccatttaccatgcttgcaatacttcatttgcgcttttatgtaagaatgaaaaagtagttgctagaaagttgggatccaaatgcaagggagacaagacttgtatttgggttccaaaggctattgtaactaaccttgtaggacccaacaagagttgggtacctaaaacccaagcgtaaattgtcttgcaggtttatgcatccgagggctcaagcaagattatcgacagcggatgcacaaaccacatgatgggggagaagaagatgttcacctcctacgtcaagaacaaggattcccaggatacaattatttttggagatgggaaccaaggcaaggtcaaaggtttgggaaagatagccatcacaagcgagcgctctatttcaaatgtatttttagtagagtcattagggtataacctcctgtctgtaagtcaattgtgccacatgggctacaattgtttgtttacaaatgttgatgtttctgtctttagaaggagtgatggttcattagcgtttaagggtgtattagacggcaaactctacttagttgattttttgaaagaggaggccgatctagatgcatgcttaatagctaagactagtatggactggttgtggcatcgccgtctagcacatgttgggatgaagaaccttcataaacttctaaagggagaacatgtgttaggactaaccaatgtctgtttcgagaaagatagaccttgtgcagcttgtcaagcagggaaacaggtgggaagcactcatcacagcaagaatgtgatgacaacatcaagaccactggagcttcttcacatggacctctttggacccgtcgcctaccttagcatcgggggaagtaagtatggtcttgtaattgttgatgacttttcccgcttcacttgggtgttctttttgcaggataaatcagaaacccaagggaccctcaagcgctttctaaagagggctcaaaatgaatttgagctcaaggtgaaaaagataagaagcgacaatgggtccgagttcaagaatctacaagtagaggagtatcttgaggaggaaggtgtcaagcacgagttcttcgctccctacacaccatagcaaaacggtgtggtagagaggaagaacaggacacttatcgacatggcgaggatgatgcttggagaattcaagacgcccgagcggttttggtcggaagctatgaacacagcttgccatgccataaaccgactctatctgcatcgccttcttaagaagacctcctacgaactccttaccggaaacaaacccaacatttcttactttcgtgtatttgggagcaaatgttacattccggTGAAGAAAggaagacattctaaatttgctcccaaggcagtagaagggtttttactagggtatgactcaaatacaaaggcgtatagagtcttcaacaaatcatcgggtttggttgaagtctctagcgacgttgtatttgatgagactaatggctctccaagagagcaagttgatcttgatgacatagatgaagatgatgttccgacggccgcaatgcgcacgatggcgataggtgatgtgcgaccacaggaacaacaagagcatgatcagccatcttcctctacaatggtgcatcccccaacccaagatgatggataggtacctcaagaagaggagcgtgatcaagggggagcacaggaagaacaagtgatggaggaagaagcaccacgggcccctccaactcaagtccgagcgacgatccaaagaaatcaccccgtcgatcagattctgggtgacataagcaagggagtaactactcgctcaagattggcCAACTTttttgagcattactcgtttgtttcttctattgagcctttcagggtagaagaagccttgctggatctggactgggtgttgaccatgcaggaagagctcaacaactttaagaggaatgaagtatggagc
This portion of the Zea mays cultivar B73 chromosome 2, Zm-B73-REFERENCE-NAM-5.0, whole genome shotgun sequence genome encodes:
- the LOC103647202 gene encoding probable alpha-1,6-mannosyltransferase MNN10 isoform X1, with translation MAMRSRPRRSAGHLYHLRLPRLLFLLPFALLLILLARLPALLRRANAHGRQCMPAATDRPIPFPHPVPDPRLSLAIVTLADEDAGGPGARRSFRGVLAASARNKRAYAAAHGYSLVALPASAVDPSRPPSWSKVLALRAHLRHHHWLFWNDADTLVTNPEIPLERILFSVIGHNNFVESPDLVLTEDFGGVNAGVFFIRRSKWSEKFLDTWWNQTSFIQFGSTRSGDNAALKHLIDHLSAEEMQEHVRIVKMQCLFNSYPWILTLKSVHRLIFHLPTTWKGVYSDGDFMIHFAGLDDKQGWTNKILRERENQR
- the LOC103647202 gene encoding probable alpha-1,6-mannosyltransferase MNN10 isoform X2 produces the protein MAMRSRPRRSAGHLYHLRLPRLLFLLPFALLLILLARLPALLRRANAHGRQCMPAATDRPIPFPHPVPDPRLSLAIVTLADEDAGGPGARRSFRGVLAASARNKRAYAAAHGYSLVALPASAVDPSRPPSWSKVLALRAHLRHHHWLFWNDAERILFSVIGHNNFVESPDLVLTEDFGGVNAGVFFIRRSKWSEKFLDTWWNQTSFIQFGSTRSGDNAALKHLIDHLSAEEMQEHVRIVKMQCLFNSYPWILTLKSVHRLIFHLPTTWKGVYSDGDFMIHFAGLDDKQGWTNKILRERENQR